Proteins from one Legionella taurinensis genomic window:
- a CDS encoding ligase-associated DNA damage response exonuclease gives MNHSTPWLVVKEAGLYCEPGEFYIDPVTAVPAAVVTHAHGDHACAGHGEVFAHTATLQLMQRRFGEEGARHWHSLAYQQPLSVNAIDLYLLPAGHILGSAQLVMHYQGSKVIVSGDYKRRPDPTCDPFLVEHCDVFITEATFALPVFKHPPIEDELQKLLRSLRLFPHRCHLVGVYVLGKCQRVIRTLRLMGYLEPIYIHGSLHKTCEFYQQCGIDLGELRSAFELTKDESAGKIVLCPPSALRDRWSRRFANVMIGMASGWMQIRARAKQQGVELPLIISDHADWPELIQTLSEVNPNEVYVTHGREEALIHYAQQQGYKAQALHLLGYDEHED, from the coding sequence ATGAACCATTCGACACCCTGGCTGGTTGTTAAAGAAGCGGGGCTTTATTGTGAACCGGGAGAATTCTACATTGATCCGGTAACCGCGGTCCCTGCTGCGGTCGTTACCCATGCGCATGGCGATCATGCCTGCGCCGGGCATGGCGAGGTCTTTGCGCACACCGCCACGCTGCAACTGATGCAGCGTCGTTTTGGCGAGGAAGGAGCCCGTCATTGGCATTCTCTGGCGTATCAACAACCGCTTTCAGTGAACGCGATTGACCTGTACCTCTTACCCGCCGGCCATATCCTTGGCAGCGCTCAGCTGGTCATGCATTATCAGGGAAGCAAGGTCATTGTTTCCGGGGATTATAAACGCCGCCCTGATCCGACCTGTGATCCCTTTTTAGTGGAGCACTGCGATGTCTTTATCACGGAAGCCACGTTTGCCCTGCCGGTGTTTAAACACCCCCCCATTGAAGACGAGCTCCAGAAATTGCTGCGCTCCCTGCGCCTGTTTCCGCACCGCTGCCATCTGGTGGGGGTCTATGTTCTGGGAAAATGTCAACGCGTGATTAGAACCTTAAGGCTGATGGGCTACCTGGAGCCCATTTATATCCATGGCAGCCTGCACAAGACCTGTGAATTCTATCAGCAATGCGGCATCGATCTGGGGGAATTACGCTCAGCGTTTGAGCTCACCAAAGACGAGTCAGCCGGCAAAATAGTGCTTTGCCCTCCCAGTGCCCTCCGCGACCGTTGGAGCCGACGTTTTGCCAATGTCATGATCGGCATGGCGTCAGGGTGGATGCAAATCAGAGCCCGAGCTAAACAGCAGGGCGTGGAATTGCCATTGATCATTTCTGATCATGCCGATTGGCCGGAACTGATTCAAACCCTGTCAGAAGTAAACCCCAATGAGGTATATGTTACCCATGGCCGCGAAGAAGCGCTGATTCATTATGCACAGCAACAGGGTTACAAGGCTCAAGCCCTGCATTTACTGGGCTATGACGAACATGAGGATTAG
- a CDS encoding SidE phosphodiesterase domain-containing protein, translating to MSYDKTIALLKKGPRLKSEATRDLEKVIQFFLHPEQKAQCRFNFYGELEVAFNDRVFNLSQILLHQPDFEHLSFTEQVSSHYETFVKTAVHIPSLKGNPHLPKKEDYLAADKNNLYTQLTYGEKLAITLYTSNFYEEINGFLRSHGRDPRLKNLPQDRLTQEVKEIILATCLAAHGLTRLQLPDDSADNSLQTLYRAESSHKIPASVWQQRHETIKTHKPMRQEGFISTSQDIAAMKVSGTDTLLKITQPRQGIGKKVEDLSYKTDEQEILLPAGTQLAFSSFIEEQGRKVFHAFPVRSLDGIHPDSYSTVDNEIRTHLIAFLDEVRHLSAQAVPRVKTSFWQTLPHKIKKSETAELLALAAQLDKLIVFFADSRHKPVEKREKLQALHKQTAKLAEQFKDLNTLHPSLQQMATKMNHLLIQLEMANTSHLVEQADYVYTHHLSKAYKDTQLDSTDAELKQDSQVIHRPNHGLAHSLRVAASIPLVVEYFQQFAQPELRKQCLQLSGDELKKVALCMLFSVSGRESDVAFKSNPQKYREYREQCALQFAAYAHKKMPSDEIKKYMELIRNMGNPTYLTSKHITPQKAALFHVMNLAHKLDLMRCYPLAQYQLAVMKGHDPLIIPSEGQQHQFNRLLSTVSDRIEATGDRQFCRMEQGQLVSCTKDYDFPVFAEASTNPLECLKRILESDIPELASVSTPEPSPADDQANHWSLPVLFLDTLENYTMPLLEYLNASAATGLPAIDHVKQDSRYLIQKLTATTDGFVLLAESAYMDALPVSIPLQAQDLYYLLSQMPPDHLNQCYLASDILERLNQSTGRLNIPELDKMDDSYQLSFIEQDSVSGDIKLTATSSKSLPPVQTVLSSAEFAQCLEKLEKSAVLNLKS from the coding sequence ATGTCCTACGATAAGACCATCGCTTTGCTTAAAAAAGGTCCCCGATTAAAGAGTGAGGCCACTCGGGATTTGGAAAAAGTCATTCAATTCTTCCTTCATCCAGAACAGAAAGCCCAATGCCGCTTTAATTTCTATGGGGAGCTTGAAGTCGCCTTTAATGACCGGGTGTTTAATCTGAGCCAGATTCTTCTGCATCAGCCTGATTTTGAACATTTATCGTTTACAGAGCAGGTTTCGTCGCATTATGAAACCTTCGTAAAAACGGCCGTACACATTCCTTCCCTGAAGGGCAATCCGCATCTTCCCAAAAAGGAAGACTATCTGGCCGCTGATAAAAATAACCTTTATACCCAATTAACTTATGGCGAAAAATTAGCCATCACTCTGTATACCTCTAATTTTTACGAAGAAATTAATGGGTTTTTGCGAAGTCATGGACGGGATCCCCGCTTAAAAAATCTGCCTCAGGACAGACTGACGCAGGAGGTCAAGGAAATTATTCTGGCGACCTGTTTAGCGGCTCATGGGCTCACCCGCCTGCAGTTACCCGATGACTCCGCCGATAACAGCCTGCAAACGCTTTATCGCGCGGAAAGCAGCCATAAGATCCCGGCCAGTGTGTGGCAACAGCGTCATGAAACCATCAAAACCCATAAGCCCATGCGGCAGGAAGGCTTCATTAGCACCTCGCAAGACATCGCCGCCATGAAAGTAAGCGGCACCGACACGCTGCTTAAAATCACTCAACCTCGCCAAGGCATTGGTAAAAAGGTAGAAGATTTATCTTATAAGACCGATGAGCAGGAAATTTTGCTTCCTGCAGGAACGCAACTGGCCTTTAGCTCCTTTATTGAGGAGCAGGGTAGAAAAGTATTTCACGCGTTTCCAGTCCGAAGTCTCGACGGCATTCATCCCGATTCGTATTCCACCGTGGATAATGAAATCAGGACACATCTGATTGCTTTTCTGGACGAAGTACGGCATTTGTCAGCACAGGCAGTTCCTCGTGTTAAAACCTCGTTCTGGCAAACACTGCCGCATAAAATTAAAAAAAGTGAGACGGCCGAACTCCTTGCCTTAGCCGCTCAGCTGGATAAACTCATCGTCTTTTTTGCAGACAGCCGCCATAAACCCGTTGAAAAAAGAGAAAAACTGCAGGCGCTTCATAAACAAACGGCTAAATTGGCTGAACAATTTAAAGACTTAAACACCTTGCACCCATCGCTTCAACAGATGGCGACCAAGATGAATCACCTGCTCATCCAGCTTGAAATGGCCAATACCTCGCACTTAGTCGAACAAGCCGACTATGTCTACACGCATCATTTAAGTAAAGCCTACAAAGACACCCAATTAGACTCCACCGATGCTGAATTAAAACAGGACAGTCAGGTTATTCATCGCCCCAATCACGGCCTGGCCCATTCATTACGCGTCGCTGCCTCTATCCCGCTGGTAGTGGAGTATTTCCAGCAATTTGCCCAGCCGGAATTAAGAAAGCAGTGCCTTCAGTTATCCGGTGATGAACTGAAAAAAGTAGCCCTTTGCATGCTTTTCAGCGTCTCCGGGCGTGAGTCGGATGTTGCCTTTAAAAGTAATCCGCAGAAATACCGGGAGTACCGCGAACAATGCGCCCTGCAATTTGCCGCCTATGCCCACAAGAAGATGCCGTCGGATGAAATAAAAAAATACATGGAACTGATCCGCAACATGGGCAATCCTACGTATTTGACATCCAAACACATCACGCCCCAAAAAGCGGCGCTTTTCCATGTGATGAATCTCGCCCATAAACTCGATCTGATGCGCTGTTATCCATTAGCGCAATACCAATTGGCGGTGATGAAAGGCCACGATCCCCTGATTATCCCGTCAGAAGGACAACAACACCAGTTTAATCGTTTACTTAGCACCGTCAGTGATCGCATTGAAGCCACAGGGGACAGGCAATTTTGCCGCATGGAACAGGGTCAACTGGTGTCCTGCACAAAGGATTATGATTTTCCTGTTTTTGCCGAGGCCAGCACCAACCCCCTTGAATGCCTTAAACGCATTCTGGAATCCGATATTCCTGAGCTTGCGTCTGTTTCTACACCAGAGCCCTCCCCTGCCGATGACCAGGCTAACCATTGGTCACTGCCGGTTCTGTTTCTCGATACCCTGGAAAATTACACAATGCCCCTACTTGAGTATTTAAACGCGTCTGCCGCAACAGGTTTGCCGGCTATTGATCACGTGAAACAAGACAGCCGCTACCTGATACAAAAACTCACGGCAACGACAGATGGGTTTGTTCTATTGGCTGAATCAGCCTATATGGATGCGCTGCCGGTGTCTATTCCACTGCAGGCGCAGGATTTATATTATTTATTGTCGCAGATGCCGCCAGACCATCTTAATCAATGCTATCTGGCCTCCGACATTCTTGAACGGCTTAATCAATCCACGGGCAGATTAAACATCCCGGAGCTGGATAAAATGGATGACTCTTATCAGCTGTCGTTTATCGAACAGGACAGCGTCAGCGGGGACATCAAACTGACGGCGACCAGTTCGAAGTCATTGCCGCCTGTACAAACGGTCTTATCCTCAGCGGAGTTTGCTCAATGCCTGGAAAAACTGGAGAAATCCGCGGTGCTCAACCTGAAAAGCTAA
- a CDS encoding RtcB family protein, which translates to MPHYVDISPKIKAWTRFVAFDDGARAQVNNLASLDIVHKHIAIMPDVHLGKGATVGSVIPTKNAIIPSAVGVDIGCGMMAVRTTLTAHQLPDDLSSLRHAIEKAIPVGFGKWADKTLPDIALKTWQTKLRKEYQMILNRHPALGFNRKTGRRQINDVNHLGTLGGGNHFIEICLDDSHQVWLMLHSGSRGVGNCIGTYFIELAKTEMGRLLGTLPDEDLAYLSEGTQHFEDYFFAVNWAQTYARCNRDIMMQILTQVFTTQLQRPITTDLYAVNCHHNYVSNERHFNENLYITRKGAVSAKKDELGIIPGSMGAKSFIVRGLGNEESYCSCSHGAGRVMSRNQAKKQINLAEHRRATQDVECRKDKAVLDESPRAYKNIDDVMKSQQDLVEVLFTLKQILCVKG; encoded by the coding sequence GTGCCTCATTATGTTGATATTTCGCCTAAAATCAAGGCATGGACTCGTTTTGTCGCCTTTGATGACGGGGCCAGGGCGCAGGTCAATAACCTGGCCTCGCTGGACATTGTGCATAAACACATCGCCATTATGCCGGATGTTCATCTTGGTAAAGGGGCGACAGTGGGGTCGGTTATTCCAACCAAAAATGCCATTATTCCCTCTGCCGTCGGCGTGGACATTGGCTGTGGCATGATGGCCGTGCGTACCACCCTGACTGCTCATCAATTGCCGGATGATTTATCCAGCCTTCGTCATGCCATTGAAAAAGCCATCCCCGTTGGATTTGGCAAATGGGCCGATAAGACACTTCCAGACATTGCCCTTAAGACATGGCAGACTAAACTCCGAAAAGAGTATCAGATGATTCTGAACCGTCATCCTGCCTTAGGGTTCAATCGAAAAACAGGACGACGCCAGATCAATGATGTCAATCACCTGGGTACCTTGGGCGGGGGCAACCATTTCATTGAAATCTGCCTGGATGACAGTCATCAGGTCTGGTTGATGCTGCACAGCGGTTCACGCGGTGTGGGTAATTGCATCGGCACGTATTTTATTGAACTGGCCAAAACCGAAATGGGACGGCTGCTCGGCACCCTGCCCGATGAGGATCTGGCTTATCTGTCGGAAGGAACGCAGCATTTTGAGGACTATTTTTTTGCGGTTAACTGGGCGCAGACGTACGCCCGGTGTAACCGCGACATCATGATGCAAATCCTGACGCAGGTGTTTACAACCCAGTTACAAAGGCCGATTACCACGGATTTGTATGCGGTCAATTGCCACCATAACTACGTGTCGAACGAAAGGCATTTTAACGAAAACCTCTACATCACCCGCAAAGGGGCCGTGTCGGCCAAAAAGGACGAACTGGGCATTATCCCAGGCAGCATGGGAGCCAAATCGTTTATCGTCAGGGGGCTTGGCAATGAGGAGAGCTATTGCAGTTGCAGTCATGGCGCGGGCAGGGTGATGTCCCGAAACCAGGCTAAAAAGCAAATCAATCTGGCGGAGCATCGGCGCGCCACGCAGGATGTGGAATGCCGCAAGGACAAGGCTGTCCTGGATGAAAGCCCGCGAGCGTATAAAAACATTGACGACGTCATGAAGTCACAGCAGGATCTCGTGGAAGTCCTCTTTACGCTTAAACAAATTCTGTGTGTCAAAGGTTAA
- a CDS encoding MFS transporter, whose amino-acid sequence MTAFTLSSQEKKIILLASLGGALEFYDFIIYVIFAPIISRTFFPETDPLASLMSVYAIFAIGYVVRPLGGIAFSHFGDKYGRKKTFIFSVMLMAVPTFLIGLLPTYQQMGLLASILLIAMRLLQGLSIGGEIPGALTFTCEHVNPRHRALACGIIFSFLNFGIFLGACISLLLNHLLNEQQLQAFGWRIPFLLGGLLGVFSFYIRRQMTESPLFIAFQHHEKKARIPLVEAITGYWPQILQGIALTALGAVMINLIFLYMPTYLSTILAYSKQQASGLTTVNLLFYSLLLIFTCWLADRVGRKPVLLIGSVGFMLCGYSLFILLAYQTTAALLTALFILALLSSCIMVYPSFLVELFPTSVRYTGIAIAYNLAFACFGGVTPLIATYLIQRSGNVIAPSYYLILSAALCTLALLTIRKQDAIESETCPH is encoded by the coding sequence ATGACAGCATTCACCCTTTCCTCCCAGGAAAAAAAAATCATCCTGCTGGCTTCTCTGGGCGGCGCCCTCGAATTTTATGACTTCATCATTTACGTTATTTTTGCCCCCATCATCAGCCGGACCTTTTTCCCGGAAACCGATCCACTCGCTTCCTTAATGAGCGTGTACGCCATCTTTGCCATCGGGTATGTGGTTCGTCCCTTAGGCGGCATTGCGTTCAGCCATTTTGGCGACAAATACGGGCGCAAGAAAACCTTTATTTTTTCAGTGATGCTGATGGCTGTCCCCACCTTTTTAATTGGTCTGCTGCCGACCTATCAGCAAATGGGCCTTTTAGCCAGTATCCTGCTGATTGCCATGCGCCTGTTGCAGGGGTTATCCATTGGCGGAGAAATTCCCGGTGCATTGACTTTTACCTGTGAGCATGTAAATCCCAGACATCGCGCCTTAGCCTGCGGCATTATTTTTTCCTTTCTCAATTTCGGTATTTTTTTAGGCGCCTGCATCAGTTTATTATTAAATCACCTGCTGAATGAGCAGCAACTCCAGGCTTTTGGTTGGCGTATTCCTTTTCTCCTCGGCGGCCTCCTCGGTGTTTTCAGTTTTTATATTCGTCGGCAAATGACGGAAAGCCCCTTGTTCATTGCCTTTCAGCACCATGAAAAAAAGGCCCGCATCCCGTTGGTGGAGGCGATTACCGGCTATTGGCCCCAGATTCTCCAAGGCATTGCCTTAACAGCCCTGGGAGCGGTTATGATCAATCTGATTTTTCTCTACATGCCCACTTACTTATCCACTATATTGGCTTACTCTAAACAACAGGCCAGCGGACTCACTACCGTTAATTTGCTGTTTTATTCCCTGCTTCTGATTTTTACCTGCTGGCTGGCTGACCGTGTCGGGCGAAAGCCGGTGCTTTTAATTGGCAGCGTCGGGTTCATGCTGTGCGGTTATTCCCTGTTTATTCTTCTTGCTTACCAAACCACGGCAGCACTCCTCACCGCCCTGTTTATACTGGCCTTATTAAGCAGTTGCATTATGGTTTACCCCAGTTTTCTGGTTGAATTATTCCCAACGTCCGTTCGTTACACCGGCATTGCCATCGCCTACAACCTGGCCTTTGCCTGTTTCGGCGGCGTCACCCCACTCATTGCCACCTATTTAATCCAACGATCAGGCAATGTCATTGCCCCAAGTTACTACTTAATCCTGAGCGCGGCCTTATGCACCCTTGCGCTGCTCACTATCCGAAAGCAGGATGCCATTGAATCTGAAACCTGCCCGCACTAG
- a CDS encoding cisplatin damage response ATP-dependent DNA ligase: MKKFAELLNTLYFTYSHRDKMALLHHYFTTTPDPERGYALSIMANTLEFPTFGRTLIKELIEKEIDPVLFAYSYDYVGDLSDTIALLWPTHDSTAILPRLSNLITTFNQLPKHAIRDFLADLLNRADTTERWAILKLGTGSLRIGVSARFLKKTLADYGEVGVEDIEKIWHGLKPPYEPLFAWLEKKAELPSVDDQLFFHPVMLSHPLNENDIAQIDWQQFVFERKYDGIRVQAVVTGNGKALYSRTGDDISHSFPDLLASFKTRVILDGELVIKTEQGIGSFNELQQRLNRKSLTKKWLTESPAAMILYDILSMDGRDLRALPFIERRKTLEQWYVHHPADNLILSDLLTLHPGKTLHHLKQQVLNEAHPAVEGLMLKHKQSPYLAGRPKGHWYKWKRDPLTVDAVLMYAQRGQGKRSSYYSDYTFGLWQDDRLLPVGKAYFGFTDDELLQLDQWIRNHTLQRFGPVREVAKALVLEVAFDAVQRSTRHKSGVAMRFPRINRIRWDKPAAEADVLATLLDWIRP, from the coding sequence ATGAAAAAATTTGCCGAATTACTGAACACACTTTATTTTACTTACAGCCATCGCGACAAGATGGCTTTGCTTCATCACTATTTCACAACGACCCCTGATCCGGAGCGAGGGTATGCGCTTTCGATCATGGCCAATACGCTTGAATTTCCAACCTTCGGCCGTACTTTAATCAAAGAATTAATTGAGAAGGAAATTGACCCGGTACTCTTTGCCTATTCCTACGATTACGTCGGTGATTTATCGGATACCATTGCCCTGCTCTGGCCTACCCATGACTCAACAGCCATCCTCCCAAGGCTTTCCAACCTGATTACCACCTTTAACCAACTACCCAAACACGCCATTCGCGACTTCCTGGCAGACCTGCTAAATCGTGCAGACACGACAGAGCGCTGGGCCATTTTAAAATTAGGTACCGGCAGTCTGCGCATAGGCGTTTCCGCCCGTTTTCTAAAAAAAACGCTGGCTGATTACGGAGAGGTCGGCGTTGAAGACATTGAAAAAATCTGGCACGGCTTAAAACCGCCCTACGAACCCCTGTTTGCCTGGCTTGAAAAGAAAGCCGAATTGCCCTCTGTCGACGATCAGCTGTTCTTCCATCCGGTGATGCTATCTCACCCATTGAATGAAAACGACATCGCCCAGATTGACTGGCAGCAATTTGTTTTTGAACGTAAATACGATGGCATTCGTGTCCAGGCTGTCGTCACCGGAAACGGCAAAGCCCTGTACAGCCGGACGGGGGATGACATCAGTCATTCCTTTCCTGATTTGCTGGCTTCCTTTAAAACCCGGGTGATTCTTGATGGTGAACTGGTCATTAAAACAGAACAAGGGATCGGCAGTTTTAATGAATTGCAGCAGCGTTTAAACCGCAAGTCGCTGACAAAAAAATGGCTCACCGAATCCCCGGCCGCGATGATTCTCTATGACATTTTATCCATGGATGGCCGCGATTTGCGCGCCCTCCCCTTCATTGAACGGCGTAAGACACTGGAACAATGGTACGTGCATCACCCAGCCGATAACCTGATTCTGTCTGATTTGCTGACGCTTCATCCAGGGAAGACACTGCATCATTTAAAGCAACAGGTCCTTAATGAGGCCCACCCCGCTGTTGAAGGCCTCATGCTCAAGCACAAGCAAAGCCCGTATCTTGCAGGTCGTCCCAAGGGCCATTGGTATAAATGGAAACGCGATCCGCTGACGGTGGACGCCGTCCTGATGTACGCCCAGCGAGGTCAGGGCAAACGGTCCTCTTATTACTCGGACTATACTTTCGGACTGTGGCAGGATGACCGCCTGCTCCCTGTCGGCAAAGCGTATTTTGGGTTTACGGATGACGAATTGCTTCAGCTCGATCAGTGGATACGCAACCACACGTTGCAGCGTTTTGGTCCGGTTCGCGAAGTGGCCAAAGCGCTGGTGCTGGAAGTGGCCTTTGATGCCGTCCAGCGCTCTACCCGCCACAAATCAGGCGTGGCCATGCGTTTTCCTCGCATTAACCGCATCCGTTGGGATAAACCAGCTGCAGAAGCGGATGTACTCGCTACCCTTCTGGATTGGATTCGTCCTTAG
- a CDS encoding VOC family protein gives MVISLAKGVIHKQKMCQLQCFTPQLLRTRSQLSAEPVQWLIPLREQSTMNAIFHLAFPVHDFNQAKRFYQQQLGFELGRESAHALIFKFGNHQIVGHKVDDPLPLQAGIYPRHFGLIFLERREFDHFIGRLNQQAVAYEIPPKIRFPGTTIEHHSFFLRDPSNNLLEFKHYTYPSAIFAEKDVHQVGESP, from the coding sequence ATGGTTATCTCACTCGCGAAAGGTGTTATCCATAAACAAAAAATGTGCCAATTGCAATGTTTCACTCCACAGTTGCTGCGAACACGTTCTCAATTGTCGGCAGAGCCAGTACAATGGCTTATTCCGTTAAGGGAGCAATCCACCATGAATGCCATTTTTCATCTCGCTTTCCCCGTTCATGATTTCAACCAGGCTAAACGTTTTTACCAGCAGCAACTGGGTTTTGAGTTAGGGAGGGAATCAGCCCATGCGCTGATTTTTAAATTCGGCAATCATCAGATTGTCGGGCATAAAGTAGATGACCCGCTGCCGCTGCAAGCAGGTATTTACCCGCGTCATTTTGGGTTGATTTTTCTCGAGAGACGGGAGTTTGATCACTTTATCGGGCGCTTGAATCAACAGGCTGTCGCTTACGAGATTCCGCCCAAGATCCGCTTTCCAGGCACCACGATTGAGCACCACTCTTTTTTTCTTAGAGACCCCAGTAACAATTTATTGGAGTTTAAACATTATACTTACCCTTCCGCCATTTTTGCAGAAAAGGATGTTCATCAGGTTGGGGAAAGCCCATAA
- a CDS encoding CapA family protein, with protein MPAILPVVTGLLLCTLVCADTVHIIAVGDVLLHAPLQKKGLSKGFDSLWTAAIPQLKKADITYGNLEGPTAGMIDMSGKETKDERRAYTSFPMFNYSPDLVKALKSSGFDILSTANNHTLDRLSLGIDRTIATLNEHHMAYAGTRARNSKEAWYTVTVKNTLSIAWIACAQDTNGIADRHRQVLLCYRDKPQVLELIAELAKTKDAVIVTPHWGVEYQTRPNKAQKALAREFAMAGALAVLGSHPHCVQPFEWVITAEGKKVFIAYSLGNFISNQGSLKNRASGLLSLHLKKEAGVTAIDKVAYQPTYMENRSAQMSLSLVTSARHPAYQWLKQVVGADYLVLPKKKGFIKPDKKGQTALLIKN; from the coding sequence ATGCCTGCCATCCTGCCGGTTGTGACTGGGCTGTTGCTGTGTACCCTTGTCTGTGCCGATACCGTGCACATCATTGCCGTGGGTGACGTGCTTTTGCATGCCCCTTTACAGAAAAAGGGATTGTCGAAGGGGTTTGATTCCTTATGGACTGCGGCCATTCCCCAATTAAAAAAGGCCGACATCACCTACGGCAATCTCGAAGGGCCGACGGCAGGAATGATTGATATGTCCGGCAAGGAGACGAAAGATGAACGCCGGGCTTATACTTCCTTTCCCATGTTTAATTATTCTCCCGATTTAGTAAAGGCATTGAAATCATCCGGCTTTGATATCCTGTCGACCGCCAATAACCATACCCTGGATCGCTTAAGCCTGGGCATCGATCGGACCATCGCCACGTTAAATGAGCATCACATGGCTTACGCCGGTACCCGAGCCCGAAACAGCAAGGAAGCGTGGTATACGGTGACTGTTAAAAACACCCTGTCGATTGCCTGGATAGCCTGCGCTCAAGACACGAACGGCATCGCTGACAGGCATCGCCAGGTGTTACTCTGTTACCGTGATAAGCCGCAAGTGCTTGAACTGATTGCCGAGCTTGCTAAAACCAAGGATGCCGTGATTGTCACCCCGCACTGGGGAGTGGAGTACCAAACCCGGCCCAATAAGGCGCAAAAAGCGCTCGCGCGCGAGTTTGCCATGGCGGGTGCGCTGGCGGTTCTGGGGTCGCATCCCCATTGCGTGCAACCGTTCGAGTGGGTCATCACGGCGGAGGGGAAAAAGGTGTTTATTGCCTACTCATTGGGTAATTTCATTTCCAATCAAGGCAGTTTGAAAAACCGTGCCAGCGGTCTGCTGTCCCTCCATTTAAAAAAAGAAGCCGGGGTGACTGCCATAGACAAAGTGGCCTATCAACCCACGTACATGGAAAATCGCAGCGCTCAAATGAGCCTGTCGCTGGTGACTTCCGCCAGACATCCCGCTTATCAGTGGCTTAAACAGGTTGTGGGGGCTGACTACCTGGTGCTGCCAAAGAAAAAAGGGTTCATCAAACCGGACAAAAAGGGACAAACGGCCTTATTGATTAAAAATTAA
- a CDS encoding TMEM165/GDT1 family protein, whose translation MFEPLLVSTGIVALAEFGDKTQLLALMLAARFKRPLPIIAGILVATLINHSLAGALGAWLVSILGPRLLRGLVACSFILMAVWVLFPDRLDVREQDSFRRFGVFTTTLLTFFLAEMGDKTQVATVALAAHYGQPLWIIAGTTLGMLLADIPAVLLGKTLGNQLSLTWVRAITAFSFAVMGLLAVVQGLSFSG comes from the coding sequence ATGTTTGAACCCTTGCTTGTGTCCACCGGCATTGTCGCATTGGCGGAGTTTGGCGATAAGACCCAATTGTTAGCGCTGATGCTGGCTGCACGTTTCAAGCGGCCCTTGCCTATTATTGCCGGAATCTTAGTGGCGACATTGATAAACCATAGCCTCGCCGGGGCTTTGGGTGCGTGGCTTGTGTCCATTCTGGGACCCCGATTATTGCGGGGGCTTGTGGCTTGTTCTTTTATTTTGATGGCCGTGTGGGTACTCTTTCCGGACAGGTTGGACGTCAGGGAACAGGATTCTTTCCGGCGTTTTGGGGTGTTTACCACCACGCTGCTTACTTTTTTCCTGGCTGAAATGGGCGATAAAACCCAGGTGGCGACCGTCGCCCTGGCCGCGCATTATGGTCAGCCTCTTTGGATTATTGCAGGAACGACCCTGGGCATGCTGCTTGCGGATATTCCTGCTGTGCTCCTCGGGAAGACACTGGGGAATCAACTCTCGTTGACCTGGGTGAGGGCAATCACCGCGTTCAGCTTTGCTGTCATGGGCCTTCTCGCGGTGGTGCAGGGGCTTAGCTTTTCAGGTTGA
- a CDS encoding elongation factor P hydroxylase, giving the protein MHHYQDLITLFNHCFAASHNTRLVKGNEEPIYLPADEERPWHAIVFAHGFFSSALHECAHWLIAGAERRLQVDFGYWYVPDGRNEEQQQLFQQVEVKPQAMEWILSMAAGCRFRLSLDNLNGAPTDYQGFKEAVYQQVLRYCRQGLPPRAARFRQALCEFYCTDAALDEQQFDCSVL; this is encoded by the coding sequence GTGCATCATTATCAGGACTTAATTACGTTATTTAATCACTGTTTCGCCGCATCCCATAATACGCGATTGGTCAAAGGGAACGAGGAACCCATTTATCTTCCAGCCGACGAAGAGCGGCCATGGCATGCCATTGTCTTTGCTCATGGTTTTTTCAGCAGTGCGCTGCATGAGTGTGCGCATTGGTTAATTGCCGGCGCCGAGCGGCGTTTGCAGGTTGATTTTGGTTATTGGTATGTTCCGGATGGACGTAATGAGGAGCAGCAGCAATTGTTTCAGCAGGTGGAAGTCAAACCGCAGGCCATGGAATGGATTTTATCAATGGCTGCCGGGTGCCGTTTCCGTCTAAGCCTCGATAACCTCAATGGGGCGCCAACGGATTATCAGGGCTTTAAAGAGGCGGTGTATCAACAGGTCCTGCGCTATTGCCGGCAGGGCCTGCCGCCGCGGGCGGCACGCTTCCGCCAGGCGCTATGCGAGTTTTACTGTACGGATGCCGCTTTGGACGAACAGCAGTTTGATTGTTCTGTGCTGTAA